In the genome of Deinococcus deserti VCD115, one region contains:
- a CDS encoding acyltransferase → MTWLKPVHIDTGAQATFSEFLQDLEARLLDPATDRHVLTRDLLAQIMYARSYPDLLADAPLAALNLDPRNVTFEAEYYMATDAEKFAAVKPLLWLWKSLDMTPMGQNPVTGIPVRRLLAERIFKRVGRNFKCWQNVEFSVGYNMEVGDDVVVHRHVLLDDIGGIELHDGASISDYVNVYSHTHSVLDGPDVTLRRTVIGRGARITYHSTILAGSVVSDDAMLATHALLRGDIPPHGIAMGIPARTTRYKVRPKQEIHVDARTHPHDAGRKANPQFPDPTPNQTSTSAETDLVTNER, encoded by the coding sequence ATGACGTGGCTCAAGCCTGTACACATTGACACGGGCGCGCAGGCGACCTTCAGCGAGTTCCTGCAGGACCTCGAGGCCCGGCTCCTCGATCCCGCCACGGACCGCCACGTGCTGACCCGCGACCTGCTGGCCCAGATCATGTATGCCCGCAGCTACCCCGACCTGCTGGCCGACGCGCCGCTGGCAGCCCTGAACCTCGACCCCCGCAACGTCACGTTTGAGGCCGAGTACTACATGGCCACCGACGCCGAGAAGTTTGCGGCTGTCAAGCCTCTGCTGTGGCTGTGGAAAAGCCTCGACATGACGCCTATGGGCCAGAATCCGGTGACCGGCATTCCGGTGCGCCGGTTGCTGGCCGAGCGGATCTTCAAGCGGGTGGGGCGCAACTTCAAGTGCTGGCAGAACGTGGAATTCAGCGTCGGGTACAACATGGAGGTCGGAGACGATGTCGTCGTGCACCGCCATGTCCTGCTGGACGATATCGGGGGCATCGAGCTGCACGACGGGGCGAGCATCAGCGACTACGTGAACGTGTACAGCCACACCCACAGCGTGCTCGACGGCCCGGACGTGACGCTGCGCCGGACCGTGATCGGGCGCGGCGCGCGCATCACGTACCACAGCACCATCCTGGCTGGCAGCGTGGTCAGTGATGACGCCATGCTGGCCACCCACGCCCTGCTGCGCGGAGACATTCCGCCGCACGGTATCGCCATGGGGATTCCGGCCCGCACGACCCGCTACAAGGTGCGTCCGAAACAGGAAATCCATGTCGATGCCCGGACCCACCCGCATGACGCCGGTCGAAAGGCCAACCCGCAGTTTCCTGATCCCACACCCAACCAGACCAGCACATCCGCAGAGACTGACCTGGTGACCAACGAACGCTGA